One segment of Proteus appendicitidis DNA contains the following:
- a CDS encoding PP2C family serine/threonine-protein phosphatase yields the protein MDKKALLRKLIIDDTLTQHRIPVHEELVIALYEDMEIAQHIDFIIDKINAKTAEKITPQDKTQPILLLLPPARNLAGEETSLTEDSSLKPGQIPTHSSPMPTEKPIIHRPTAKITLSNAKVGTAFNSTLSIELNTLEIAEIDAVDIPEGLGITFDHENRCLVGMPTNSGNFTLIVHWSVNAVCYHDEVLLIINPDPRSLWQINEPPADSPYPKAHIDSKLILEEDIRIAAASRRGRSHEHAGTFRDDDFYIHHDNHSQWNILIVADGAGSARYSREGSRIAINTVSHYLKSQLSVKNDAFKPHLEAIHQWNDANAINQVGSFFAQLFRNAAQLAVNNLKNEAIHINEPVKSFSTTLLATVSLRINDELFAASFWMGDGAIAAYGPAGKVRILGIPDSGEYAGQTRFLDDSALNDAEFNRRIIIGKWKEISHLILMTDGVSDPVFETDNGLQDPNKWAALIDEISPCLASPENANNALAEWLNFFSAGNHDDRTLVVAW from the coding sequence ATGGATAAAAAAGCCCTACTCAGAAAACTGATTATTGATGACACGCTGACACAACATCGCATTCCTGTACATGAGGAGCTTGTTATTGCGCTGTATGAAGATATGGAAATCGCTCAACACATTGATTTTATTATCGATAAAATTAACGCTAAAACGGCAGAAAAAATCACACCACAAGACAAGACACAACCTATTCTTCTGTTATTACCACCCGCTCGTAATTTAGCCGGTGAAGAAACATCATTAACAGAAGATAGCTCATTAAAGCCTGGTCAAATTCCAACGCACTCGTCGCCAATGCCAACAGAAAAACCGATTATTCATCGCCCTACGGCAAAAATTACCCTTTCTAATGCCAAAGTAGGTACAGCGTTCAATTCTACGCTCAGTATCGAGCTAAATACCCTCGAAATTGCCGAAATTGATGCGGTTGATATTCCTGAAGGGCTTGGAATAACCTTTGATCATGAAAATCGCTGCTTAGTGGGTATGCCAACAAACAGTGGCAATTTCACATTGATTGTCCATTGGTCTGTTAATGCCGTTTGCTATCACGATGAAGTCTTATTAATCATCAATCCTGATCCGCGTAGCTTATGGCAAATCAATGAACCTCCCGCGGATAGCCCTTATCCCAAAGCCCATATAGATAGCAAACTTATTCTTGAAGAAGATATTCGAATTGCGGCAGCAAGCCGTCGTGGGCGTTCTCATGAACATGCCGGCACATTCCGTGATGATGATTTTTATATTCACCACGATAATCACAGCCAATGGAATATTTTAATTGTTGCTGATGGTGCAGGCAGCGCTCGCTATTCTCGCGAAGGCTCTCGCATTGCTATCAATACTGTAAGCCATTATTTAAAATCACAATTAAGCGTGAAAAATGATGCATTTAAACCCCATCTTGAAGCCATTCATCAATGGAATGACGCCAACGCCATTAATCAAGTGGGTAGCTTCTTTGCTCAACTCTTTCGTAATGCGGCACAATTAGCGGTTAATAACCTCAAAAACGAAGCTATACATATTAATGAGCCTGTAAAATCTTTTTCTACTACGTTATTAGCTACGGTTTCTTTACGTATCAATGATGAGTTATTTGCCGCCTCCTTTTGGATGGGAGATGGTGCGATTGCCGCTTATGGTCCTGCCGGAAAAGTGCGCATTTTAGGTATTCCTGATAGTGGTGAATATGCAGGACAAACCCGTTTTCTTGATGATAGTGCGCTCAACGATGCGGAATTTAATCGACGCATTATTATTGGTAAATGGAAAGAAATTTCACATCTTATTTTAATGACAGATGGGGTGTCCGATCCGGTATTTGAAACCGATAATGGCTTACAAGATCCCAATAAATGGGCTGCACTCATTGATGAAATATCGCCTTGTTTAGCCTCTCCTGAAAATGCAAATAACGCATTGGCTGAATGGCTGAATTTCTTTTCAGCAGGCAATCACGATGACCGCACTCTGGTTGTGGCTTGGTAA
- a CDS encoding helix-hairpin-helix domain-containing protein, whose product MAEIITCTTQSGKTVQYVNEIIGSGSMKDVYFSPDRTYVVAFYKTKQNAQAKDRIDMITGSYRHNIFEQSGGEYWKNLFCWPTDVVEHQGKIGIVVPTYQSHFFFKYGSKNNDFLAIKGREKEGKWFASANNQNKFLDPRERGNLLNYLKVCLLLSRAVRRMHAAGLCHSDLSYKNVLIDPEQGHACVIDIDGLVVPGKYPPDVVGTPDFIAPEVVKTGHLPKEDPNRILPSITTDRHALAVLIYMYLFYRHPLRGGKIHDLDDEMRDETLSMGEKALFIEHPTDRSNAVKLNQVKSSSLPWADPEKIPYTIMGPYLTPLFERAFMTGLHDPSQRPTADEWETALVKTVDLVQPCQNKDCEQQWYVFSGKTQPVCPYCHTPYKGQLPILNLYSSRKAGSFRPDDHRLMVWSNQSLFPWHVNRLIAPNERTTDEQKKRVGYFVYHNSTWWLVNERIEGLMVLPEKKQIAIGDKIALTDGLQFVLSTEEGGRLVVVQLVSN is encoded by the coding sequence ATGGCAGAGATCATTACCTGTACAACGCAAAGTGGAAAAACAGTTCAGTACGTCAATGAGATCATTGGCTCTGGCTCTATGAAAGATGTCTATTTTTCCCCAGACCGAACCTACGTTGTCGCCTTCTATAAAACAAAACAGAATGCACAAGCCAAAGATAGAATCGATATGATAACAGGCTCTTATCGACATAATATCTTTGAACAAAGTGGTGGAGAATATTGGAAAAACCTCTTTTGCTGGCCAACAGATGTTGTCGAACATCAAGGCAAAATTGGTATTGTTGTTCCAACTTATCAATCCCACTTTTTCTTTAAATATGGCTCTAAAAACAATGACTTTCTTGCGATAAAAGGTCGAGAAAAAGAAGGTAAATGGTTTGCAAGTGCCAATAACCAAAATAAATTTCTCGATCCTCGTGAAAGAGGCAATCTATTAAATTATCTGAAAGTCTGTTTATTGCTTTCTCGTGCTGTACGTCGAATGCATGCAGCAGGCTTATGTCACAGTGATTTAAGCTATAAAAACGTCCTTATCGATCCTGAGCAAGGTCATGCCTGTGTTATTGATATTGACGGTTTAGTGGTTCCAGGGAAATACCCCCCAGATGTAGTGGGAACACCTGATTTTATTGCACCTGAAGTGGTAAAAACCGGCCATTTACCGAAAGAAGATCCTAACCGTATCTTGCCAAGCATCACAACAGATAGACACGCACTTGCGGTATTAATCTATATGTATCTGTTTTATCGACACCCATTACGGGGCGGTAAAATTCACGATCTTGACGATGAAATGCGCGATGAAACACTCTCTATGGGCGAAAAAGCGTTGTTTATTGAGCACCCAACTGATCGTAGCAATGCCGTAAAACTTAATCAGGTAAAATCGTCATCACTACCTTGGGCTGATCCTGAAAAAATCCCATACACGATTATGGGGCCGTACTTAACGCCTCTTTTTGAAAGAGCCTTTATGACAGGATTACACGATCCTTCACAACGCCCAACCGCAGATGAATGGGAAACGGCTTTAGTCAAAACGGTAGATTTAGTTCAGCCTTGCCAAAATAAAGATTGTGAACAGCAATGGTATGTTTTTTCAGGCAAAACACAGCCTGTTTGCCCCTATTGTCACACGCCTTATAAAGGTCAATTGCCGATTTTAAATCTCTACTCTTCGCGCAAGGCAGGTAGCTTTAGACCTGACGATCACCGCTTAATGGTTTGGAGTAATCAATCACTCTTTCCTTGGCATGTTAATCGCCTTATTGCGCCCAATGAACGTACCACTGATGAACAAAAAAAACGTGTCGGTTATTTTGTTTATCACAACTCAACATGGTGGCTGGTTAATGAGCGTATTGAGGGATTGATGGTATTGCCAGAAAAAAAACAGATAGCCATTGGCGATAAAATTGCCCTAACTGATGGATTACAATTTGTGTTATCAACAGAAGAAGGCGGACGACTGGTTGTGGTGCAATTAGTCTCAAATTAA